In the Desulfatiglans anilini DSM 4660 genome, one interval contains:
- a CDS encoding pyridoxal phosphate-dependent aminotransferase: MRTHIIHIGAGELNYEIRNIIRVAERLQALGVKINLENIGDPVAKGEKIPEWMKRIVARLAMEDCSYGYCPTQGILETRQFLAEQNNRHGGVRIAPEDIIFFNGLGDAITKVYGFLARTARIITPSPTYTTHSASEAAHAGLPAITYGLDPHRDWRPNLRELRQKVRYNPTIAGILVINPDNPTGAVYTDEDLMEIVHIAKEFDLFIIADEIYQNLVFEGHRTLPLVEVIGDVPGLAMKGVSKELPWPGSRCGWIEVYNGGRDRDFAAYTRSILNAKMVEVCSTTLPQKAIPDIYRHPEYPVYLESRRRRYQRFSDLAYERLSAIPGVVVNRTKGAFYMSVVFEPGLLNGRQSLPLQNEDIRELIDELVEAPGVALDKRFVYYLLAATGLCVVPLTSFNSELNGFRFTLLDPDEERFQNTVETLAWGVRQYLSSSGETAKIPGEALVMKAHAAAR; encoded by the coding sequence ATGCGAACCCATATTATCCATATCGGCGCCGGTGAACTCAACTACGAGATCCGGAACATCATCCGTGTGGCGGAGCGGCTTCAGGCGCTGGGCGTGAAAATCAACCTGGAGAATATCGGTGATCCGGTTGCCAAGGGGGAGAAAATCCCGGAGTGGATGAAACGGATCGTGGCGCGTTTGGCCATGGAGGACTGCTCCTATGGTTACTGTCCGACCCAGGGCATTCTCGAGACGCGCCAGTTTCTGGCCGAGCAGAACAATCGCCACGGCGGGGTCCGGATAGCTCCTGAGGACATTATTTTCTTCAACGGGCTGGGCGATGCCATTACGAAGGTCTACGGGTTCCTGGCCCGGACCGCACGTATCATCACGCCTTCTCCGACCTACACGACTCATTCGGCCTCGGAGGCGGCCCATGCCGGTCTGCCGGCCATCACCTACGGGCTCGATCCGCACCGCGACTGGCGCCCCAACCTGAGGGAGCTTCGCCAGAAGGTCAGGTACAACCCCACCATAGCCGGCATCCTGGTGATCAACCCGGACAATCCGACCGGGGCGGTTTACACGGATGAAGACCTGATGGAAATCGTGCACATCGCCAAAGAGTTCGATCTGTTCATCATTGCGGATGAGATTTACCAGAATCTGGTCTTTGAAGGGCATCGGACGCTGCCGCTTGTCGAGGTGATCGGAGATGTCCCGGGTCTCGCCATGAAAGGCGTTTCCAAGGAACTCCCCTGGCCGGGCTCCCGCTGCGGCTGGATCGAGGTTTACAATGGAGGCCGGGACCGCGATTTCGCCGCCTACACGCGGAGTATCCTGAACGCCAAGATGGTCGAGGTCTGCTCCACGACCCTGCCGCAGAAGGCCATCCCCGACATCTATCGCCACCCGGAATATCCGGTGTACCTGGAAAGCCGCCGCCGGCGCTATCAGCGGTTTTCCGATCTGGCCTACGAGCGGTTGAGCGCGATTCCGGGCGTGGTGGTGAATCGGACCAAGGGCGCGTTCTATATGTCCGTCGTTTTCGAGCCCGGTTTACTGAATGGCCGGCAGTCTTTGCCTTTACAGAATGAAGACATCCGGGAACTCATCGATGAACTGGTCGAGGCCCCCGGCGTTGCCCTCGACAAACGCTTCGTCTACTATCTGCTGGCCGCAACCGGCCTGTGTGTCGTGCCTTTGACCTCTTTCAATTCCGAGCTGAATGGTTTCCGGTTCACCCTTCTGGACCCTGACGAGGAGCGTTTTCAGAACACTGTCGAGACGCTGGCATGGGGGGTCCGGCAGTATTTGTCTTCGTCCGGTGAAACGGCGAAAATCCCCGGGGAGGCGCTGGTCATGAAGGCGCATGCCGCGGCCCGATGA
- a CDS encoding MFS transporter, protein MQSPASSANEGASRFTAYLGPVLFLTGMFFINFLSRIIFAPLLPTIEQDLGIGHADAGSLFLLVSLGYFTTLLASGFISARILHRRTIILSAVCLSAALFSIASSQGLWGIRLGLFVVGMAAGLYLPSGIASITALVSPRHWGKALAIHELAPNGSFVLAPLLAELLLQWLSWRNVVIALGAATLLSAAAFSRFGRGGDFPGKAPSFSAFKDLLVLSDFWVMILLFTLGLGATMGVYTMLPLYLVAEHGMDRSVANSLIGLSRILSIGMAFVAGWACDRLGAKRTLRTVFILTGLTTLLLGLAPGRWLIVVIFVQPLVAVCFFPPAFATLSAIGPPSTRNIAVSLTIPAAFIMGGGCIPLLIGMLGDSGRFPAGMMITGALVLTGTLLAGLLKIQGEGKAG, encoded by the coding sequence ATGCAATCACCTGCTTCCTCGGCAAACGAAGGCGCCAGCCGTTTCACCGCCTATCTGGGCCCGGTCCTCTTTCTGACGGGCATGTTCTTCATCAATTTCCTGTCCCGCATCATCTTCGCGCCGCTGCTGCCCACGATCGAACAGGATTTGGGCATCGGGCACGCGGACGCGGGATCGCTTTTTCTCTTGGTCTCCCTCGGCTATTTCACCACGCTGCTCGCCTCGGGGTTCATATCCGCCCGCATCCTTCACAGACGGACGATCATTCTCTCCGCCGTATGCCTGAGCGCCGCGCTTTTCTCCATCGCTTCGAGCCAGGGCCTTTGGGGCATCCGCCTCGGGCTTTTCGTCGTAGGAATGGCCGCCGGTCTGTACCTGCCATCCGGGATCGCGTCCATTACCGCCCTCGTAAGCCCGAGGCATTGGGGAAAGGCCCTCGCAATCCATGAACTGGCGCCCAACGGGAGCTTCGTGCTGGCGCCCCTCCTTGCCGAACTCCTGCTTCAGTGGCTTTCCTGGCGGAATGTGGTCATCGCCTTGGGGGCCGCCACGCTCCTGTCGGCGGCGGCCTTTTCCCGCTTCGGAAGGGGGGGAGATTTCCCCGGCAAGGCCCCGAGCTTCTCGGCCTTCAAGGACCTCCTCGTCCTCTCCGATTTCTGGGTGATGATCCTTCTTTTCACGCTTGGGCTGGGCGCCACCATGGGAGTCTATACCATGCTTCCCCTCTATCTGGTGGCGGAACACGGCATGGATCGCAGTGTGGCAAACAGCCTGATCGGCCTTTCGCGCATCCTGAGCATCGGCATGGCCTTCGTCGCCGGGTGGGCCTGCGACCGGCTGGGGGCCAAACGCACCCTGAGAACGGTCTTCATTCTGACCGGCCTGACGACCCTTCTGCTCGGCCTCGCCCCGGGCCGTTGGCTCATCGTCGTGATCTTCGTGCAGCCCCTTGTGGCGGTTTGCTTCTTTCCGCCGGCCTTTGCGACCCTGTCCGCCATCGGTCCCCCCAGCACGCGCAATATCGCTGTTTCACTGACCATTCCCGCCGCATTCATCATGGGCGGAGGCTGCATCCCTCTTCTGATCGGCATGCTGGGGGACAGCGGGCGTTTTCCCGCCGGTATGATGATCACGGGGGCACTGGTCCTGACCGGGACCTTGTTGGCAGGCCTTTTGAAGATCCAGGGGGAAGGAAAGGCGGGGTGA
- a CDS encoding tetratricopeptide repeat protein, which yields MRRSTACALIFALLLPAGFSTAADTIQQSPDERFYAANQAYREARFAEAARGYEALIHEGWRTGDIYFNLGNAYLKMDKPGRAILHYERARDLIPRDPDLVHNLEFARDRLVDPPSEPKGSLQAVFFWLGAFSLGEVFWGFAVINALFWGIVLLRFWVSREWLYYLFMAFGVLWLVVGLSLALKWHAAATDRRAVVLVPEAGVLAGPAEGDTVLFPLREGAILEMERCEGGWALVHLSDKKRGWIPLEQIEAIRP from the coding sequence GTGAGACGTTCGACAGCTTGCGCCCTGATCTTTGCGCTGCTCCTGCCGGCCGGTTTTTCGACCGCAGCCGACACGATCCAACAGAGCCCGGATGAGCGCTTTTACGCCGCGAATCAGGCCTATCGCGAAGCCCGCTTCGCCGAGGCGGCCCGAGGATACGAAGCGCTGATCCACGAAGGATGGCGGACCGGCGACATCTATTTCAACCTCGGCAACGCGTACCTGAAGATGGACAAGCCAGGCCGCGCGATTCTCCATTACGAACGGGCGCGCGATCTGATCCCCCGCGACCCCGATCTGGTGCACAATCTGGAGTTCGCCCGTGATCGGCTGGTCGATCCTCCCAGCGAACCAAAGGGTTCCCTGCAGGCGGTTTTTTTCTGGCTGGGCGCCTTCTCTCTGGGAGAGGTTTTCTGGGGATTCGCCGTCATCAACGCCCTCTTCTGGGGCATCGTTCTGCTGCGCTTCTGGGTCTCGCGGGAATGGCTCTATTACCTTTTCATGGCCTTCGGGGTCCTCTGGCTCGTTGTCGGCCTGTCCCTCGCGCTGAAATGGCATGCGGCCGCAACCGACCGCCGGGCGGTGGTCCTGGTGCCGGAGGCCGGCGTCCTGGCCGGGCCGGCAGAGGGGGACACCGTGCTTTTCCCTCTGCGTGAAGGAGCGATCCTGGAAATGGAGCGATGCGAAGGCGGCTGGGCTCTCGTCCACCTTTCCGACAAGAAGCGGGGCTGGATCCCGCTGGAGCAGATCGAGGCCATCCGCCCGTGA
- a CDS encoding BatD family protein: MTHLFRIAVMLVACLWVSGAPATGFAEESALSIHLDRREATLNDTLKLTVHIAGAEDTPRPAEIPGLEDFVVTSGGTSSQIRMDHTGVLKSSEHVYFIQPKKTGRFTIGPASLTIDGIQHTSNILTLTIESPSGNDQTSSGPVFLTAELDRPHVYVEQSAVYVLRLYLKARAGDLSLVLPESDHLSFQQLGKPSEYRTTIEGEPWQAVEVRYAVTPSAPGRYAIPPSRIRMTLYEAGRNPRRGFFDDPLFSSSRGRPVTVRSGPVELQVSPLPEDGRPGRFSGLVGDFRMQARLDPASLRAGESATLTVTIEGRGNAQRIPNLSLPAIEHVKTYGDQPSLEYRDGGEVPEAVKTMKWALVPERPGRYAIPPLALDFFDPSAGRYRTIEAPPLALEVSPGNQAEAGSQITAIRTSPPPEDGTGPAALGQDILPVHTAPITLSSGDRLPPNPLHAGLVLLGPALAVGVAGIVVRLRQRTSRAASRLRARKAARRFFARFGNGGLSAEELAAALRDYLNDRFQLALGVLTPHEAAAILEGRGVRKDLAARFSALAAEVDGALYTGKRQTATGTREDIPDLIRQIEKELP, from the coding sequence ATGACGCATCTTTTCAGAATCGCGGTCATGCTTGTCGCCTGTCTATGGGTGTCCGGCGCTCCTGCAACCGGATTCGCCGAGGAGTCTGCACTTTCCATCCATCTGGATCGCCGTGAAGCGACCCTCAACGACACCCTCAAACTGACGGTCCACATCGCCGGTGCCGAGGATACCCCGCGCCCGGCAGAGATCCCGGGCCTCGAAGACTTCGTCGTGACCAGCGGGGGAACCTCGAGCCAGATCCGGATGGATCACACGGGCGTCCTCAAGAGCTCAGAACATGTTTACTTTATTCAACCAAAAAAGACCGGCCGTTTCACCATCGGGCCGGCCAGCCTCACGATCGACGGCATCCAGCATACGAGCAACATTCTGACGCTGACCATCGAATCTCCTTCAGGCAATGACCAAACCTCTTCGGGGCCTGTTTTTCTCACGGCCGAACTCGACCGGCCGCACGTATACGTTGAACAGAGCGCAGTCTACGTCCTCCGGCTCTATCTCAAGGCCAGGGCCGGAGACCTGTCCCTCGTCCTGCCGGAGTCGGACCATCTCTCGTTCCAGCAGCTCGGGAAACCATCGGAATACCGCACGACGATCGAAGGTGAACCCTGGCAGGCCGTCGAGGTCCGTTACGCGGTGACCCCATCGGCCCCTGGCCGCTACGCAATCCCCCCGTCCCGGATCCGGATGACCCTCTATGAAGCAGGCCGGAACCCGCGGCGCGGCTTTTTCGATGACCCCCTCTTTTCCTCTAGCCGAGGAAGGCCTGTGACGGTTCGCTCCGGCCCCGTCGAACTCCAGGTCTCCCCGCTTCCGGAGGATGGGCGGCCCGGCCGGTTCAGCGGCCTGGTCGGGGATTTCCGGATGCAGGCCCGGCTCGATCCCGCCTCCCTGAGGGCGGGGGAGTCCGCAACCTTGACGGTCACGATCGAGGGGCGCGGCAACGCTCAACGAATCCCCAATCTGAGTCTGCCGGCGATCGAACATGTAAAGACCTACGGCGACCAGCCTTCGCTGGAATATCGCGACGGGGGCGAGGTCCCGGAGGCTGTGAAAACCATGAAATGGGCCCTGGTCCCGGAAAGGCCCGGCCGCTATGCCATCCCGCCGCTCGCGCTCGACTTTTTCGATCCGTCCGCCGGCCGGTACCGCACGATCGAAGCCCCGCCTCTGGCGCTGGAGGTTTCGCCCGGCAATCAAGCGGAAGCGGGATCGCAGATTACGGCTATCCGAACGTCCCCGCCGCCCGAAGACGGAACGGGGCCCGCTGCGCTGGGGCAGGACATCCTGCCTGTGCACACCGCCCCCATCACCCTGTCCAGTGGAGACCGGCTACCGCCGAACCCCCTGCACGCGGGCCTGGTCCTCCTCGGCCCCGCCCTGGCCGTCGGGGTAGCGGGCATCGTGGTCCGCCTCCGTCAGCGGACCAGCCGGGCGGCATCCCGCCTGCGGGCTCGCAAGGCCGCCCGCCGGTTTTTTGCACGCTTCGGGAACGGCGGCCTCTCCGCCGAAGAGCTCGCGGCCGCCTTGCGGGATTATCTGAACGACCGATTTCAGCTCGCTCTGGGGGTCCTGACGCCCCATGAAGCGGCTGCGATCCTCGAAGGCCGCGGGGTCCGAAAAGATCTTGCCGCGCGGTTCAGCGCCCTCGCGGCCGAAGTCGATGGGGCCCTTTACACCGGAAAGCGACAGACCGCCACGGGCACCCGGGAAGACATTCCGGACCTGATCAGGCAGATCGAAAAGGAGTTGCCGTGA
- a CDS encoding tetratricopeptide repeat protein: MESTLVLQKKPGSFSGSSKRRVKHSGHSRPLCRLALVNVLAILFLFGSGAVSHAQDADELYRTGRFEEAQERYAALDMDHPKSLHYRYNRGCAAFQAGDLEAAAAAFQSVLRRTEDPSLRARAAYNLGNVALKNGDFASAAGYYRDVLRLDPDHEDAPHNLELALRSLRKQKESGNPEDERPQGGTEGQNPSQGEGNSDQGPPDESTDKPTETKGSNSKEDPGEAPGSAEDGPADKAGESPPQQAPPEETRQSEDPDRKPHDAGEAQPAENRQPTPEGDLCLREDLQEPPTPRDTAPRSAAAMDREKARALLDNVRENPGRALRFQIPSRRGSGAASGKDW; the protein is encoded by the coding sequence ATGGAATCGACCCTTGTCTTGCAGAAGAAACCTGGGTCATTTTCTGGCTCGAGCAAGCGCCGGGTGAAGCATTCCGGTCATTCGAGGCCGCTCTGCCGTTTGGCCCTGGTCAACGTCCTGGCGATCCTCTTCCTCTTCGGTTCAGGAGCTGTCTCCCATGCCCAGGACGCGGACGAACTCTACCGCACCGGACGCTTCGAGGAGGCGCAAGAGCGCTATGCCGCCCTCGACATGGACCATCCGAAGTCCCTGCACTACCGCTACAACCGGGGCTGCGCCGCGTTCCAGGCCGGCGACCTGGAAGCGGCGGCTGCTGCCTTCCAAAGCGTCCTGCGACGCACCGAGGATCCCTCGCTGCGCGCCCGTGCGGCCTACAACCTTGGCAACGTCGCCCTGAAAAACGGGGACTTCGCCTCCGCCGCCGGATATTACCGGGATGTGCTGCGGCTCGACCCGGATCATGAAGACGCCCCCCACAATCTCGAACTCGCTCTGCGCTCGCTCCGAAAACAAAAGGAATCGGGAAACCCGGAGGACGAGCGGCCGCAGGGGGGGACGGAAGGCCAAAACCCGTCTCAAGGAGAAGGAAACTCCGATCAGGGGCCGCCCGATGAATCGACCGATAAGCCTACAGAAACGAAAGGATCGAATTCGAAAGAGGATCCGGGTGAGGCCCCCGGCAGCGCCGAAGACGGGCCGGCGGACAAGGCCGGGGAAAGTCCTCCTCAGCAGGCGCCGCCTGAAGAAACTCGACAGTCGGAGGATCCTGATCGGAAGCCTCACGATGCAGGCGAGGCTCAACCAGCGGAAAACCGGCAGCCGACTCCTGAAGGGGACCTCTGCCTTCGGGAGGACCTTCAGGAGCCTCCTACCCCACGGGACACGGCGCCCCGGTCGGCTGCCGCTATGGACCGTGAGAAGGCCCGGGCCCTTCTGGACAACGTCAGGGAAAACCCCGGCAGAGCGCTCCGCTTCCAGATCCCGTCCCGCAGGGGAAGCGGGGCGGCATCGGGAAAGGACTGGTAG
- a CDS encoding VWA domain-containing protein gives MSFAHLSALYLFWLVPLAAFLIAVRHRRTARALEQIADPPLLARIAGTALPGRRGFKAFLLLAAIALMLLGLAGPRWGSRYEEVERKGVDLMFAVDVSRSMLVEDIQPNRLERARREILDFIDVATGDRVGLTAFAGAAFTQCPLTLDYEALRMFLHALGPDLLPVPGTDLGAAIETAASAFDGRDHTDKVIILITDGEDHESRGLESAKAAAQNGIRLFVYGIGDPTGGPIPADEGGGFLKDQDGNLVLSKLDEDGLRRMAEAAGGAYVRSVAGDLDLDLLYFEGIKHRTEARTLKSGKIKVQDEQFAIFLGFAALLLIVEGLIPERRTP, from the coding sequence ATGAGCTTCGCCCACCTGTCAGCCCTTTACTTATTTTGGCTGGTGCCTCTTGCGGCCTTCCTGATCGCCGTCAGACACCGCCGTACGGCAAGGGCCCTCGAACAGATCGCCGACCCGCCTCTGCTGGCCAGGATAGCCGGGACCGCCCTCCCCGGCCGAAGAGGGTTCAAGGCCTTCCTGCTCCTCGCCGCCATCGCCCTGATGCTCCTGGGCCTCGCCGGCCCGCGCTGGGGAAGCCGCTACGAGGAGGTCGAGCGCAAAGGCGTCGACCTGATGTTCGCGGTGGACGTCTCCCGCAGCATGCTGGTGGAGGACATCCAGCCGAACCGGCTCGAACGGGCGCGCAGAGAGATCCTCGACTTCATCGACGTGGCGACCGGAGACCGCGTCGGCCTCACGGCCTTTGCCGGCGCCGCCTTCACGCAATGCCCGCTGACCCTCGATTACGAGGCCCTCAGGATGTTCCTGCACGCCCTCGGGCCCGACCTCCTGCCGGTCCCGGGCACCGACCTCGGGGCCGCGATCGAAACCGCCGCATCGGCCTTCGACGGGCGGGATCACACCGACAAGGTGATCATCCTCATCACTGACGGGGAAGACCATGAGAGCCGTGGGCTCGAAAGCGCGAAGGCGGCGGCGCAAAACGGCATCAGACTTTTTGTGTACGGGATAGGGGATCCCACGGGGGGCCCGATTCCCGCTGACGAGGGGGGAGGCTTTCTGAAAGACCAGGACGGAAACCTCGTCCTATCGAAACTCGATGAAGACGGCCTGCGCCGCATGGCGGAGGCGGCCGGGGGGGCCTATGTCCGCTCGGTGGCCGGGGATCTCGACCTGGACCTTCTCTACTTCGAAGGCATCAAGCACCGCACCGAAGCCCGCACCCTGAAAAGCGGAAAAATCAAGGTCCAGGATGAACAATTCGCGATCTTCCTGGGCTTCGCCGCCTTACTTCTGATCGTGGAGGGGCTGATCCCGGAGCGGAGGACCCCCTGA
- a CDS encoding vWA domain-containing protein: MMFRFAAPLLLSLLLGVALWLAAAGRRTPPRVTYSMTSDLARLAGGGAKVRVHVPRLLRAAALILLVFAAARPQFYNVSREVRSPGVDIVLCLDTSGSMQALDFTIGDEPVTRLEAVKSVVADFIERRESDRIGLVVFGAEAFTQSPLTMDKGLLLKLVDRMAVGMAGDTTAVGSAIAVGGKRLRDLEAKTRLLILLTDGRSNAGEIPPETAAEAVRALGIKIHTIGVGGLGPAPFRVNTPFGPRIVHENVDLDEETLEKVARIGGGRYFRAADSQGLAEIYDVIDQEEKTEATVKEFFHFRDLYPYLLIPAILLILVELILTATVWRVLP; the protein is encoded by the coding sequence ATGATGTTTCGCTTCGCGGCCCCGCTTCTCCTGAGCCTCCTCCTGGGCGTGGCCCTCTGGCTGGCCGCGGCCGGCCGGCGCACACCGCCCCGCGTCACCTATTCCATGACCTCGGATCTGGCCCGCCTGGCCGGCGGAGGCGCCAAGGTGAGGGTCCATGTTCCGCGCCTCCTTCGGGCCGCCGCCCTGATCCTTCTGGTCTTTGCCGCCGCCCGGCCCCAGTTCTACAATGTCTCCCGCGAGGTCCGCTCCCCGGGGGTCGATATCGTGCTGTGCCTGGACACCTCGGGGTCCATGCAGGCCCTCGATTTCACCATCGGCGACGAACCGGTCACGCGCCTCGAAGCCGTCAAAAGCGTGGTCGCCGATTTCATCGAGAGGCGGGAATCCGACAGGATCGGCCTCGTGGTCTTCGGCGCCGAGGCCTTCACCCAATCCCCCCTCACCATGGACAAGGGCCTCCTGCTCAAACTGGTCGACCGGATGGCCGTCGGGATGGCCGGGGATACGACGGCGGTCGGATCCGCCATAGCGGTGGGCGGCAAACGGCTGCGCGACCTCGAGGCCAAGACCCGCCTCCTGATCCTCCTCACCGACGGGCGGAGCAACGCCGGGGAGATCCCCCCGGAAACAGCGGCCGAGGCCGTTCGGGCTTTGGGGATCAAAATCCACACCATCGGCGTCGGCGGCCTGGGTCCAGCCCCCTTTCGGGTCAACACCCCGTTCGGCCCCCGCATTGTCCATGAGAACGTGGATCTCGATGAAGAGACCTTGGAAAAGGTGGCCCGAATCGGAGGCGGGAGGTATTTTCGTGCCGCCGACAGCCAGGGGCTTGCCGAGATCTACGATGTGATCGATCAGGAAGAAAAGACGGAGGCGACCGTGAAGGAATTTTTTCACTTCAGAGACCTCTATCCCTACCTGTTGATCCCGGCCATCCTGCTGATCCTGGTCGAGCTCATTCTGACCGCCACGGTCTGGAGGGTCCTCCCATGA
- a CDS encoding DUF58 domain-containing protein, with translation MLPEDVFQKIQRFHFRTSRLANDLFAGQYESAFKGQGMEFAEVREYQPGDDIRAIDWNVSARFGRPYVKVFHEERELTVLLLLDLSGSHLFGTRRKFKRELLAETAGMLAFLAIRTNDKVGALLFSSRVEKFIPPKKGAAHVWRLIKEIFTYEPQEPTTSLEAALSYLNRVVKRHAIVFLISDCWDSGFERPLRLTARKHDLTVLRVSDPAEEKLPDVGRIHLRDPETGETVLINTRNRTLRKRWEAARRERLAALRSLFQRTGVDEVVLSTDGPVVEPLARLFDRRRLRS, from the coding sequence ATGCTGCCCGAGGACGTCTTCCAGAAGATCCAGCGGTTTCATTTTCGCACGAGCCGCCTGGCGAACGACCTGTTCGCCGGGCAATACGAGAGCGCCTTCAAGGGCCAGGGGATGGAATTCGCGGAGGTCCGGGAGTATCAGCCCGGCGACGACATCCGCGCGATCGACTGGAATGTCTCGGCCCGCTTCGGCCGCCCCTACGTGAAGGTCTTCCACGAGGAGCGGGAACTCACCGTCCTCCTGCTTCTGGACCTCTCGGGCTCCCACCTTTTCGGGACACGGAGGAAGTTCAAGCGGGAGCTCCTCGCGGAGACCGCCGGCATGCTGGCCTTCCTGGCCATCCGGACCAACGACAAGGTCGGGGCGCTCCTTTTCAGCTCCCGTGTCGAAAAGTTCATCCCGCCCAAAAAGGGCGCGGCTCATGTCTGGCGCCTGATCAAAGAGATCTTCACCTATGAACCCCAGGAGCCGACCACGAGCCTCGAAGCGGCCCTCTCCTACCTGAACCGCGTCGTCAAGCGCCACGCCATCGTCTTCCTGATCTCGGACTGCTGGGATTCCGGCTTCGAAAGGCCCCTGCGCCTCACCGCCCGCAAACACGATCTGACGGTGCTCCGCGTCTCCGATCCGGCCGAAGAAAAGCTCCCCGATGTCGGACGCATCCATCTGCGCGACCCGGAAACCGGCGAAACCGTGCTGATCAACACCCGCAACCGCACCCTCCGAAAACGCTGGGAGGCCGCCCGCCGGGAACGGCTCGCCGCCCTCCGCTCGCTCTTCCAGCGGACCGGCGTCGACGAGGTCGTGCTCTCGACCGACGGTCCCGTGGTCGAACCCTTGGCGCGCCTCTTCGACAGGCGGAGGCTGAGATCATGA
- a CDS encoding AAA family ATPase, with amino-acid sequence MTDIQAITEHVEKESILLRRILAEAEKVVVGQKSLMERMLIGLLCEGHLLLEGLPGLAKTTAVKTLAATIRTSFQRIQFTPDLLPADILGTQIYRPDSASFEIRKGPLFHNIILADEINRAPAKVQSALLEAMQERQVTIGETTFVLGRPFLVLATQNPIEQEGTYPLPEAQIDRFMLKIRVDYPTAEEEKEILLRAFHSPEEAVEGVLDTLRLDKAREVMAAIHMEEKIVDYIVRLTRATRRPADFGLDFASMIHYGASPRASIWLAQAARAHAFLQGRGYVTPQDVKALAPDVFRHRILLSYEAEAEGRTTDDLIQVLLERIEVP; translated from the coding sequence TTGACGGACATTCAAGCGATCACCGAGCACGTCGAAAAGGAAAGCATCCTGCTGCGCCGGATCCTCGCCGAGGCCGAAAAGGTGGTGGTGGGACAGAAATCGCTGATGGAACGGATGCTGATCGGGCTGCTGTGCGAGGGGCACCTCCTCCTCGAAGGCCTTCCCGGGCTTGCGAAAACCACGGCGGTCAAGACCCTGGCCGCGACGATCCGCACGAGTTTCCAGCGGATCCAGTTCACGCCCGATCTGCTCCCGGCGGACATCCTGGGGACTCAGATCTACCGGCCGGACAGCGCCTCCTTCGAAATCCGGAAGGGCCCCCTCTTTCACAACATCATCCTGGCGGACGAGATCAACCGGGCGCCGGCGAAGGTGCAAAGCGCGCTTCTCGAGGCCATGCAGGAGAGGCAGGTCACGATCGGCGAAACGACCTTCGTCCTGGGGCGGCCTTTTCTGGTCCTCGCCACCCAGAACCCGATCGAGCAGGAAGGCACCTATCCCCTGCCGGAGGCGCAGATAGACCGGTTCATGCTCAAGATACGGGTGGACTATCCGACGGCCGAGGAAGAAAAGGAGATCCTTCTCCGGGCCTTCCACAGCCCCGAAGAGGCCGTCGAGGGCGTTCTGGACACCCTGCGGCTGGACAAGGCCCGTGAGGTGATGGCCGCCATCCACATGGAAGAGAAAATCGTGGACTACATCGTACGCCTCACGCGGGCGACGCGCAGGCCGGCGGACTTCGGCCTGGACTTCGCCTCCATGATCCACTACGGGGCATCGCCGAGGGCCTCGATCTGGCTCGCGCAGGCGGCCCGCGCCCACGCTTTTCTGCAGGGGCGCGGCTACGTCACACCCCAGGACGTGAAGGCCCTCGCTCCGGATGTCTTCAGGCACCGCATCCTTCTCAGCTACGAAGCGGAGGCCGAAGGGAGGACCACCGACGACCTGATCCAGGTCCTGCTTGAACGCATCGAGGTCCCTTGA